GTTAGTACCTACTACTGCACGACGAGCCAGAGTGTTACGAACAACACGTACGTAAACGCCCGCTTCACGCGCTTGCTTACGCAGAGTCGTCATAGCACCCACGGACACGCCGCGAGAATCAGCAACAACTGCAGACAGGGCACCGCTGGCAGCTTCGTTGACTTCAGCAACAATTGCTTTTTTGTCTTGAAGGTTTAAAGCCATTGGACTTGCTCCTGGATTGTGTTTACCCACTCACTGCAAAATTGCAGGAGAGTTTGTACGGCGCAGATCCAAGAAAGACAATACATCAATCATGTTCCTGGCACCGTCTACGTAGGTTAAAGTATTAAGTTCTGAGAACACCTACGGTCTTGGACGAAGACCCCGGCAGAAAATCTGCCCGGATCTTAGCCATAAATTCGAAACGCAGGATTATACATAATCCCAGCGATTCTGCAAATATTAAGCGTTAGCGTCCAGAGAGTTCTGGTCTAGCGCAACACCCGCACCCATAGTGGTTGAGATGCTAACTTTCTTGATGAAAGTACCTTTTGCAGAAGCAGGCTTCGCTTTTTTCAGCGCAACCAGCAGAGATTCCAGGTTTTCTTTCAGTTTGTCAGCGTCAAAATCAACCTTACCAATTGTGGTGTGGATGATACCGTTCTTGTCGTTACGGTAACGAACCTGACCTGCCTTCGCGTTCTTAACCGCTTCAGCAACGTTCGGAGTTACAGTACCAACTTTCGGGTTTGGCATCAGGCCACGAGGACCCAGGATAGTACCCAGCTGACCAACAACGCGCATTGCGTCTGGAGAAGCGATAACGACGTCAAAGTTCATTTCGCCTTTCTTCACTTGTTCAGCCAGATCTTCCATACCAACCAGATCTGCACCAGCTTCTTTCGCTGCTTCAGCGTTCGCACCTTGAGTGAAAACCGCTACGCGGATGTCACGGCCAGTACCGTGTGGCAGTACAGTAGCGCCACGAACGTTTTGGTCAGATTTACGAGCATCGATGCCCAGGTTTACTGCAACGTCAACGCTTTCTACGAATTTAGCAGTAGCCAGTTCTTTCAGCAGAGCAACAGCTTCGTTGATGTCGTACTCGCGAGTAGCGTCAACTTTCTCACGGATTACGCGCATACGCTTAGTTAGTTTTGCCATTCTCTTAACCCTCTACTACCAGACCCATCGAACGGGCAGTACCCGCGATAGAGCGCTTCAATGCTTCGATGTCGGCACCAGTCATGTCTGCAGCTTTAGTTTCTGCAATTTCCTGGATCTGAGCTTCAGTCACTTTACCCACTTTTTCAGTGTTTGGACGGCCAGAACCAGACTTGATACCAGCAGCTTTCTTCAGCAGAACAGCAGCAGGTGGAGTCTTGGTGATGAAAGTGAAAGAACGGTCACTGTAAACAGTGATTACAACTGGAGTCGGCAGACCTTTTTCCAGAGAATCAGTTTTTGCGTTGAACGCTTTACAGAATTCCATGATGTTCACACCGTGCTGACCCAGAGCCGGACCAACTGGTGGAGAAGGGTTTGCCATACCAGCTGCAACTTGCAGCTTGATGTAAGCTTCTACTTTTTTAGCCATTACTAAATTACCTTAATTTGGGTTCGAACGTCTGCTTTCTGCAAACAGACTCCCCGTCTAACGAAAGGGCGCGAAATTATAGTCCAATTCCGCGCCCCTGACAATAATGCTTGATTATTTATTGGTCAGTTTTTTTCTACCTGACCAAACTCCAGCTCAACTGGTGTCGCACGGCCGAAGATAGAAACCGACACTTTGAGGCGGCTCTTGTCGTAATCGACTTCTTCAACCACACCGTTAAAGTCAGCAAACGGACCGTCAGTCACACGAACCACTTCACCAGGCTCAAATACTGTCTTGTGAACTGGCGATTCACTCGCCTGCTGCAGACGATTCAGAATCGCAGCAGCTTCTTTATCGGAAATTGGTGCAGGTCGATCAGATGTTCCGCCAATGAACCCCATCACACGAGGAATACTACGTACCAGATGCCAGGTTTCATCGTTCATCACCATTTGCACAAGGACGTACCCTGGGAAGAACTTGCGCTCGCTTTTACGGCGCTGGCCAGCACGCATTTCCACTACTTCTTCAGTCGGTACCAGGACCTCATCAAAGTAATCTTCCATGCCATGCATCTTGATATGTTCACGTAGTGACTGTGCAACACGACCTTCAAAACCAGAGAAGGCTTGCACAACATACCATCGTTTTTTAGGAGCTTCGCTCATGAACTCTTACCTCTATACACCGGTAACCAGGCGGACCAAACGGACCATGATGCCGTCGATGCCCCACAGGGCTAACGCCATAATGACAGTGACAGCTAAAACGATAAAGGTTGTCTGCGTAGCTTCCTGACGAGTTGGCCACACTACCTTGCGGACTTCCATACGCGATTCACGAGCAAAAGTGATCGCCGCTTTACCTTTCGCAGTAAGCGCCGCAATACCACCAGCTATGGCTACCAGAACCACAACTGCAGTTGCGCGCAACGCTACATTTACTACATCACTGTACAGGTAATTACCAACCACCGCTGCTGCCAGTAGGGCAAATACAACAACCCATTTCAGGCCATCCATATTACTAGAGCTGCTTTGGTTTTCGGCATTCGCTTTCATACAACCAACCTGTAACTTGTCTCAATATAGACGAAAATAACCTCGCAGGTGGCGAGGCTTTCTAAGGATTAAGTGAATCCCTTCGTAACGCCCGGATTCATTAACGCACTTTTTACTCGGCACACTGACCAAAAAATACGCTAGTCTGAAGCGGAACGTAGAAAAAGGGCATCAAATGATGCCCTTTTTCGTGCCTTGTCGTCAAATATTATTCAACGATCTTAGCAACAACACCAGCACCAACGGTACGGCCACCTTCACGGATTGCGAAGCGCAGACCTTCGTCCATTGCGATAGGTGCGATCAGAGTAACAACCATCTTGATGTTGTCACCTGGCATGACCATCTCAACGCCTTCTGGCAGTTCGATAGTACCGGTCACGTCAGTTGTACGGAAGTAGAACTGTGGACGGTAGCCTTTGAAGAACGGAGTATGACGGCCGCCTTCGTCTTTAGACAGAACGTATACTTCTGACTCGAAAGTTGTGTGTGGAGTGATTGAACCAGGCTTAGCCAGAACTTGACCACGCTCAACTTCGTCACGCTTAGTACCACGCAGCAGAACACCAACGTTCTCACCAGCACGGCCTTCGTCCAGAAGCTTACGGAACATCTCAACACCAGTACAAGTCGTAGTGGTGGTGTCTTTGATACCTACGATAGCAACTTCGTCACCTACGCGAACGATACCTTGCTCAACACGACCAGTTACAACAGTACCACGGCCCTGGATTGAGAATACGTCTTCGATTGGCAGGATGAACGGTTTGTCGATAGCACGCTCTGGCTCTGGGATGTAAGAATCCAGTGCTTCAGCCAGCTCAACGATTTTCTCTTCCCACTGAGCTTCGCCATTCAGCGCGCCCAGAGCAGAACCCATGATTACTGGGCAGTCGTCGCCTGGGAAGTCGTACTCAGACAGAAGTTCACGAACTTCCATCTCAACCAGCTCCAGCAGCTCTTCGTCATCCACCATGTCGCACTTGTTCATGAACACGATGATGTAAGGGATACCAACCTGACGACCCAGCAGGATGTGCTCACGAGTCTGTGGCATTGGGCCATCAGTCGCAGCAACAACCAGGATACCACCGTCCATCTGAGCAGCACCGGTGATCATGTTTTTCACGTAGTCGGCGTGTCCTGGGCAGTCAACGTGCGCGTAGTGGCGAGTCGGAGTATCGTACTCTACGTGAGAAGTAGAGATTGTGATACCACGCTCACGCTCTTCTGGCGCGTTATCGATAGATGCGAAGTCACGCGCTGAACCGCCGTATTTTTTAGACAGTACAGTACAGATTGCAGCAGTCAGAGTAGTTTTACCGTGGTCAACGTGGCCGATAGTACCAACGTTAACGTGCGGTTTCGTACGTTCAAATTTTTCTTTAGACATGGGTAGTCCCTCTAGGCACGGTATTTAGGTGGTATAACGACCACACAACCAATCATGGGTTTTGTAGAGTATATATCAAAAGAATTGAAGTGCTTTGGAGAGAGAGTGGTGCTGATAGGCGGATTTGAACCGCCGACCTCACCCTTACCAAGGGTGCGCTCTACCAACTGAGCTATATCAGCACACGAGAAATGTGGAGCGGGCAGCGGGAATCGAACCCGCATCATCAGCTTGGAAGGCTGAGGTAATAGCCATTATACGATGCCCGCAAACTCGTAACTCGTAGAGCTATTCAACCATTTGAATATGGTGGAGGGAGAAGGATTCGAACCTTCGAAGGCGGAGCCGTCAGATTTACAGTCTGATCCCTTTGGCCACTCGGGAATCCCTCCAAATTTTGGTGCCGACTACCGGAATCGAACTGGTGACCTACTGATTACAAGTCAGTTGCTCTACCTACTGAGCTAAGTCGGCGTAAGTGCTGCGCATTCTATGCGATGGATTTGGGGGTTGCAATAGGAAAACACAAAAAAAATTAGATTGATGCGCCTTATGCGCATTTATTAACCAAACATCGGTAAGTGTGTACAGATTTCATCATCGGAACAAAAGATGTCCTCTTTCCCTTCGTCAATTGATCCTGTATTGTCCCATTCCCTGTGAATGAGATTTTGGTTACAAAATGAACGAGATCCTAACACCTTACCTCTCCTTTGACCGGCAGGCATGGGCTGAATTACGCAAGTCGGTTACCATGACACTGAACGAATCGGATCTCGAAAATCTTCGCGGGATAAACGAGCACCTTTCCATGGATGAAGTTCGGGATATCTACCTGCCATTATCTCGTTTGCTGAATCTGTATGTCGGTGCGCGCAAAGGTCGTAATCGTGTGTTAGAAGAATTTCTTTCACAGCCCAAACCCACGACTGTCCCTTATATCATCGGCATTGCTGGCAGTGTCGCTGTCGGGAAAAGCACAACGGCCCGTTTGCTGAAAGCCCTGCTCACCCGGTGGCCTGAACATCCTAAAGTCGAGCTCATCACAACCGACGGTTTCCTTTATCCGAATCATGTTCTGCTGGAAAAAAACCTGATGAAGAAGAAAGGATTTCCGCAGTCCTATGATATTCGTCGCCTGGTAGAGTTTCTGACCGAAGTAAAATCCGGCAAACCCCGCGTAGAGGCGCCCGTTTATTCCCACCTGACTTATGACATTACCGATGAAATCAAAGTGGTGGAACAGCCGGACATCCTCATCATTGAAGGACTCAATGTATTACAAAGCGGTATGGACTACCCGCATGAACCGCATCGGGTCTTTATTTCTGATTTACTCGACTTCTCGATTTATGTCGATGCAGAGCCGGACCTGCTGCAAACCTGGTACATTGAGCGGTTCTTGAAATTCCGCAAGGGCGCCTTCCAGGATCCCTCTTCTTATTTCAATCACTACACAAAACTGAGCGAATCAGAAGCGATTAAAACTGCCACCAATATCTGGCAGGAAATCAACGGGAAAAACCTCAAGGAAAATATCCTGCCGACCCGTGAACGGGCCAGCCTGATCCTGCAAAAAGGATCAAATCATGCAGTACAGACCATCAAGCTCAGAAAATAGCGAATCCAGACAAGACCAGCACTTTGAGCACTGGTCTTGCATTTAATCTAATCGCCTTTACGCAGTGAGATCTCCCCACCCAGATAAGGGACCAGCCCCTGTTCAGTTTCTAGCAGTAAGGCACCCTGAGGGTTGATTCCGCGGGCAATTCCCCGAATCACCTTTTCACCCATCAGTAATTTGACTGGCCGGCCAAGAAAGTTGTCATACTGATCCCACTCATCAACAAAACCAGCCATCCCAACGTCTTCATAACGCTGCAATGTTTCGGTCATTTCGGCAATAATGGCTGCGGCCAGCTGATTGCGGTCAGGCATGGGTTGGCATGCTTCAGCCAGATTCGCCCATGGCTGACCGACAGTTTCCGGATCCGTATTGGTCATGGTCAGATTCAGCCCCATCCCTATCACCAGATGAGCCGCATCGCCTGCTTTCCCGCTCATTTCAACGAGAATCCCAGCCAGCTTTTTATCCTGATAATAAAGGTCATTGGGCCATTTGACTTTGATGTCTTTCGCGCCCAGTTTCTGAAGGGTTTTCGTTACCGCCAGCCCAACCACAAGGCTTAACCCCATTGCGGCTGCAACCCCGGCATCTAGCCGCCAGTACATAGAAAAGTAAAGGTTACTACCAAATGGAGATAACCACTGTCTTCCACGCCGGCCCCTGCCTGCCTGCTGATATTCAGCCAGACAAACGGCGCCCTTGGGCAACTGTCCGATCCGATCCAGCATGTACTGGTTCGTCGAATCAATCACGGGAACCAATGACAGCGACGGGCAGTCGACCTGAGCAAGAATGGCTGTTTCATCCAGCAGCTCAAATCCGGCCGCTAAACGATAACCCTTGCCCTGAACCCGGTGGACATCCAGTCCCCATTCCTGAATCACCTTAATATGTTTACTGATCGCCGCACGCGAGATCCCCATCACTTCCCCGAGCGCCTCTCCGGAGTGGAATTGCCCGTCCGCAAGTGTGCGGATCAGGGCTAGCTTAGTCGCATGCTCTTTCATGGCATCACCTCATCCAATGTGGTTTCCCCGTTGGCAGCCATAAAGCGCACCTCGTGTTCCAGCCGGACTCCAAATTTATGAGCCACGGTATCCACAATATGCCGGGCCAGCCGGAGTACATCCTCAGAGGTTGCATGACCGGTGTTCACAATCACTAGGGCTTGCTCTTGATGAACAGCGGCGCCGCCAATCTGATAGCCCTTTAAATCACACTGGTCAATCAGCCATCCTGCTGCCAGCTTGTAATGCCCTTGCTGAGCCGGGTAGCTCGGTAATCCGGGAAACGCCGCAGAGAGTTGCTGATACATTTCCTGCGTGACAACCGGGTTCTTAAAGAAACTGCCCGCATTCCCCAATTGCGCCGGATCAGGCAGCTTCGCACGACGTACCGCGCAGACCTGTTCCAGAATCTCTCCCGCCGTGACGGTTTCGGGATCAAGAGTGGCCAGCGGGCCATAAGAGATATTCGGCTGCCAGTCCTTGCTCAATCGTATTCCGACAGCGACAATGATGTGTGTTTCCTTCAGGGCGTGCTTAAAAACCGAATCCCGATAGCCGAAGCGACATTCCTCAGCGCTCAGCCGCCGCATCTCACCATCTCGCCTGTCCATGACATCCACATATTCGCAGATGTCCTGTAATTCCACGCCATAAGCGCCAATGTTCTGAATGGGTGCAGAACCGGCACAACCCGGAATCAAAGCCAGGTTTTCAAGGCCGGGCATCCCCTGTTCCACAGTCCAGCAGACCAGCTGATGCCAGTTTTCGCCGGCACCAACATGCAGATGGTAGGCATAGTCCGTTTCAGTGACCGCCACGCCCATGATACGGTTCAGAATCACAGTCCCTTGAAAATCACTGCAGAACAACAGATTACTGCCTTGCCCGATAATCAGTGATGGCGATGAATCCAGGCACTCATTGAAAAGGATGGCCTTCAGTTCATCGACTGTTGCCACAGCGGCTATTCGGGAGGCCGACACCTGGATACCAAACGTATGTAATTGAGCCAGTGACTGGGAATGCAAAACTTCCATACCAATTTCAAACCGTCGCTTTATACTGGAGGCCGCATTCTAACTGATCCCTGGCAGTGACGCAGTTAATTCCATGACAGATTTCACGAAAACAACACTTAGCTTCCATCCTTTGGAACCGATTCGATTCCCGCTGGTCAATCGACTCTACAAGGCCCATTACCCGGCAGGGAAAGCCAAAAGAGACGAAGTCATCTGGATCGGTGAAACAGCATCAGAAATTGTCACTGTTGTCCGCTTCCAGCTGTCTGAGGATCACCAGTTATTAACCGGCATGTTGGTTTCGCCTGCGTTCCGGCAACAGGGAATTGGTCTGGCTTTACTGGCAGCCTGTCAACCGCAGTTGGCATCTATGCGCTGTTTTTGTTTTGCATTCAGCCACCTTGAGTCGCTTTATGTAAGCGCAGGATTCAGAGTTGTCTCTGAGGATGATTTACCTGCGACACTGGCCAACCGGCTTCAACGCTACCGGAGTGCAGGAAAATCACTCACACCCATGCTATACAGCCCGAATTGACCAACCTGCCTCCCAAGCTCAGCAATTGCTCCATTGTGGCCACTTTACCATCACTAAAATCTGGTATAATTGGCCTCTTAATTTTTAGATTTATCAAATAAGTCGCGGAACGAGGCGATAATGGATTCAGCTACTGCAAATAGGCAGCTCATTGATCAGCTACCGTGTATTGCGCATCAACCAGAAAATTTAGAAACACTGCTGGATGCCAGTGCTTTTCGTGAGCGCTTGCATCAGGAAATCTCGAACGCAACTCAGCGTATTTACCTGGTTGCACTCTACCTCCAGGACGACGATGCGGGTCGTGGTATCCTCAAAGCATTGTATGAAGCCAAGCAAAAGCGTCCTGAACTGGATATAAAAGTACTTGTCGACTGGCATCGCGCACAGCGCGGATTAATTGGCGCAGAAAAATCTGAAGGGAACGCAGCTTTTTACCGGGAGTTCTCAGCATCATACGAACATAAAATTGAAGTATTGGGTGTGCCCGTCCGCAACCGTGAAGTCTTTGGCGTACTGCATCTGAAAG
This DNA window, taken from Photobacterium sp. CCB-ST2H9, encodes the following:
- the birA gene encoding bifunctional biotin--[acetyl-CoA-carboxylase] ligase/biotin operon repressor BirA, yielding MKEHATKLALIRTLADGQFHSGEALGEVMGISRAAISKHIKVIQEWGLDVHRVQGKGYRLAAGFELLDETAILAQVDCPSLSLVPVIDSTNQYMLDRIGQLPKGAVCLAEYQQAGRGRRGRQWLSPFGSNLYFSMYWRLDAGVAAAMGLSLVVGLAVTKTLQKLGAKDIKVKWPNDLYYQDKKLAGILVEMSGKAGDAAHLVIGMGLNLTMTNTDPETVGQPWANLAEACQPMPDRNQLAAAIIAEMTETLQRYEDVGMAGFVDEWDQYDNFLGRPVKLLMGEKVIRGIARGINPQGALLLETEQGLVPYLGGEISLRKGD
- the murB gene encoding UDP-N-acetylmuramate dehydrogenase, which gives rise to MEVLHSQSLAQLHTFGIQVSASRIAAVATVDELKAILFNECLDSSPSLIIGQGSNLLFCSDFQGTVILNRIMGVAVTETDYAYHLHVGAGENWHQLVCWTVEQGMPGLENLALIPGCAGSAPIQNIGAYGVELQDICEYVDVMDRRDGEMRRLSAEECRFGYRDSVFKHALKETHIIVAVGIRLSKDWQPNISYGPLATLDPETVTAGEILEQVCAVRRAKLPDPAQLGNAGSFFKNPVVTQEMYQQLSAAFPGLPSYPAQQGHYKLAAGWLIDQCDLKGYQIGGAAVHQEQALVIVNTGHATSEDVLRLARHIVDTVAHKFGVRLEHEVRFMAANGETTLDEVMP
- the rplA gene encoding 50S ribosomal protein L1, with amino-acid sequence MAKLTKRMRVIREKVDATREYDINEAVALLKELATAKFVESVDVAVNLGIDARKSDQNVRGATVLPHGTGRDIRVAVFTQGANAEAAKEAGADLVGMEDLAEQVKKGEMNFDVVIASPDAMRVVGQLGTILGPRGLMPNPKVGTVTPNVAEAVKNAKAGQVRYRNDKNGIIHTTIGKVDFDADKLKENLESLLVALKKAKPASAKGTFIKKVSISTTMGAGVALDQNSLDANA
- the nusG gene encoding transcription termination/antitermination protein NusG, with translation MSEAPKKRWYVVQAFSGFEGRVAQSLREHIKMHGMEDYFDEVLVPTEEVVEMRAGQRRKSERKFFPGYVLVQMVMNDETWHLVRSIPRVMGFIGGTSDRPAPISDKEAAAILNRLQQASESPVHKTVFEPGEVVRVTDGPFADFNGVVEEVDYDKSRLKVSVSIFGRATPVELEFGQVEKN
- the secE gene encoding preprotein translocase subunit SecE, with product MKANAENQSSSSNMDGLKWVVVFALLAAAVVGNYLYSDVVNVALRATAVVVLVAIAGGIAALTAKGKAAITFARESRMEVRKVVWPTRQEATQTTFIVLAVTVIMALALWGIDGIMVRLVRLVTGV
- the tuf gene encoding elongation factor Tu, producing the protein MSKEKFERTKPHVNVGTIGHVDHGKTTLTAAICTVLSKKYGGSARDFASIDNAPEERERGITISTSHVEYDTPTRHYAHVDCPGHADYVKNMITGAAQMDGGILVVAATDGPMPQTREHILLGRQVGIPYIIVFMNKCDMVDDEELLELVEMEVRELLSEYDFPGDDCPVIMGSALGALNGEAQWEEKIVELAEALDSYIPEPERAIDKPFILPIEDVFSIQGRGTVVTGRVEQGIVRVGDEVAIVGIKDTTTTTCTGVEMFRKLLDEGRAGENVGVLLRGTKRDEVERGQVLAKPGSITPHTTFESEVYVLSKDEGGRHTPFFKGYRPQFYFRTTDVTGTIELPEGVEMVMPGDNIKMVVTLIAPIAMDEGLRFAIREGGRTVGAGVVAKIVE
- the coaA gene encoding type I pantothenate kinase encodes the protein MNEILTPYLSFDRQAWAELRKSVTMTLNESDLENLRGINEHLSMDEVRDIYLPLSRLLNLYVGARKGRNRVLEEFLSQPKPTTVPYIIGIAGSVAVGKSTTARLLKALLTRWPEHPKVELITTDGFLYPNHVLLEKNLMKKKGFPQSYDIRRLVEFLTEVKSGKPRVEAPVYSHLTYDITDEIKVVEQPDILIIEGLNVLQSGMDYPHEPHRVFISDLLDFSIYVDAEPDLLQTWYIERFLKFRKGAFQDPSSYFNHYTKLSESEAIKTATNIWQEINGKNLKENILPTRERASLILQKGSNHAVQTIKLRK
- the rplK gene encoding 50S ribosomal protein L11, with amino-acid sequence MAKKVEAYIKLQVAAGMANPSPPVGPALGQHGVNIMEFCKAFNAKTDSLEKGLPTPVVITVYSDRSFTFITKTPPAAVLLKKAAGIKSGSGRPNTEKVGKVTEAQIQEIAETKAADMTGADIEALKRSIAGTARSMGLVVEG
- a CDS encoding GNAT family N-acetyltransferase, translating into MTDFTKTTLSFHPLEPIRFPLVNRLYKAHYPAGKAKRDEVIWIGETASEIVTVVRFQLSEDHQLLTGMLVSPAFRQQGIGLALLAACQPQLASMRCFCFAFSHLESLYVSAGFRVVSEDDLPATLANRLQRYRSAGKSLTPMLYSPN